A portion of the Streptomyces sp. YPW6 genome contains these proteins:
- a CDS encoding sugar ABC transporter permease, whose translation MTTATDTTARHAVRKVRLRGERSPLASVGLHLTLITASVIAVFPVLWVLLTSLKPAKYATTTDFFRETTFVNYTNLIRDTEFLNWFANSVIISGLSTVIGVFVAATTGYAVSRFRFPGKRGLMWTLLITQMFPVAVLIVPIYNIMSTLGLLNQPAGLVITYLTISVPFCAWMMKGFFDTIPREIDESGEVDGLTPFGTFWRLILPLAKPGLAVTAFYSFITAWGEVAYASAFLVGDENLTLAGGLQKFVNQYGAQWGPMTAASVLIAIPAALVFLFAQKHLVTGMSAGAVKG comes from the coding sequence GTGACCACCGCGACCGACACCACCGCCCGGCACGCCGTGCGCAAGGTCCGCCTCCGCGGCGAGCGCTCCCCGCTCGCCTCCGTGGGCCTCCACCTCACCCTGATCACCGCCTCGGTGATCGCGGTCTTCCCGGTGCTGTGGGTCCTGCTGACCTCGCTCAAGCCCGCCAAGTACGCGACCACGACGGACTTCTTCCGCGAGACGACGTTCGTCAACTACACGAACCTCATCCGCGACACGGAGTTCCTCAACTGGTTCGCCAACTCCGTGATCATCTCCGGACTCTCCACCGTGATCGGCGTCTTCGTCGCCGCCACCACCGGATACGCCGTCAGCCGCTTCCGCTTCCCCGGCAAGCGCGGGCTGATGTGGACGCTGCTGATCACCCAGATGTTCCCGGTCGCCGTCCTCATCGTGCCGATCTACAACATCATGTCGACCCTCGGACTGCTCAACCAGCCCGCCGGTCTCGTCATCACCTACCTCACCATCTCGGTGCCGTTCTGCGCCTGGATGATGAAGGGCTTCTTCGACACCATCCCGCGCGAGATCGACGAGTCGGGCGAGGTCGACGGCCTCACCCCGTTCGGCACCTTCTGGCGGCTCATCCTGCCGCTGGCCAAGCCGGGCCTCGCCGTCACCGCGTTCTACTCCTTCATCACCGCCTGGGGCGAAGTCGCCTACGCCTCCGCCTTCCTGGTCGGCGACGAGAACCTCACCCTGGCCGGCGGGCTCCAGAAGTTCGTCAACCAGTACGGAGCCCAGTGGGGCCCGATGACCGCGGCCTCCGTCCTCATCGCCATCCCGGCCGCCCTGGTGTTCCTCTTCGCCCAGAAGCACCTGGTCACCGGCATGTCCGCCGGAGCCGTCAAGGGCTGA
- a CDS encoding extracellular solute-binding protein codes for MRRGITATALVAALALAATACGSDDETGNKSSGELSGTVTWWDTSSVGSEDKVFKKLAEGFEKKHPKVDVKYVNVPFGEAQNKFKNAAQAGDGAPDVIRSEVAWTPDFANLGYLAPLDGTAALKNQDDFLKQAVASTRYEDKTYAVPQVIDSMGVFYNKKMFEEAGVEAPANLDDLKTVAKKIKDKTGKTGLYLRGDDPYYFLSFLYGEGGDMVDAGSKTVTIDEPEGVKAFKAVKALVDDGTAKTDASDGWENMMQAFKNGDVAMMINGPWAVADTLTGKEFADKDNLGVAPVPAGSAAQGAPQGGHNLAVYAGSKNLDASYAFVEYMTSVDSQATAAGELNLLPTRTSAYAKREAVDSEIVGFFKPVVETAVERPWIPEGGSLFEPLRVEYTKVLTGQTTPEKAAKATGDSYRKLLEGWK; via the coding sequence ATGCGACGTGGCATAACGGCCACCGCCCTGGTCGCGGCCCTGGCGCTCGCGGCGACCGCCTGCGGCAGCGACGACGAGACCGGCAACAAGAGCTCGGGCGAGCTCTCCGGCACCGTGACCTGGTGGGACACCTCCAGCGTCGGCAGTGAGGACAAGGTCTTCAAGAAGCTGGCCGAAGGCTTCGAGAAGAAGCACCCGAAGGTCGACGTCAAGTACGTCAACGTGCCCTTCGGCGAGGCGCAGAACAAGTTCAAGAACGCGGCCCAGGCCGGCGACGGCGCCCCCGACGTGATCCGCTCCGAGGTCGCCTGGACGCCGGACTTCGCCAACCTCGGCTACCTGGCGCCGCTGGACGGCACCGCCGCCCTGAAGAACCAGGACGACTTCCTCAAGCAGGCCGTCGCGTCCACCCGGTACGAGGACAAGACCTACGCCGTCCCGCAGGTCATCGACTCCATGGGCGTCTTCTACAACAAGAAGATGTTCGAGGAGGCCGGTGTCGAGGCGCCCGCGAACCTGGACGACCTCAAGACCGTGGCGAAGAAGATCAAGGACAAGACCGGCAAGACCGGCCTCTACCTCCGCGGCGACGACCCGTACTACTTCCTGTCCTTCCTCTACGGCGAGGGCGGCGACATGGTCGACGCCGGATCCAAGACCGTCACCATCGACGAGCCCGAGGGCGTCAAGGCGTTCAAGGCGGTCAAGGCCCTGGTCGACGACGGCACCGCGAAGACGGACGCCTCGGACGGCTGGGAGAACATGATGCAGGCGTTCAAGAACGGCGACGTCGCCATGATGATCAACGGCCCCTGGGCCGTCGCCGACACCCTGACCGGCAAGGAGTTCGCCGACAAGGACAACCTGGGCGTCGCCCCGGTCCCGGCCGGCTCCGCCGCCCAGGGTGCCCCGCAGGGCGGCCACAACCTCGCCGTCTACGCGGGCTCCAAGAACCTCGATGCCTCCTACGCCTTCGTCGAGTACATGACGTCCGTGGACAGCCAGGCCACCGCCGCCGGCGAGCTGAACCTGCTGCCCACCCGCACCTCCGCGTACGCCAAGAGGGAAGCGGTCGACAGCGAGATCGTCGGCTTCTTCAAGCCGGTCGTCGAGACCGCCGTCGAGCGCCCCTGGATCCCCGAGGGCGGCAGCCTCTTCGAGCCGCTGCGCGTCGAGTACACCAAGGTCCTCACCGGCCAGACCACGCCGGAGAAGGCCGCCAAGGCCACCGGCGACTCCTACCGCAAGCTCCTCGAGGGCTGGAAGTAA
- a CDS encoding carbohydrate ABC transporter permease: MAVHTSQSVVKAAGEHDARGRSRGTGTPPPTPGRLRRALSVHWYAWAMVAPVVVVIGVIIGYPLVRGIYLSMTDADERNVARSIGVNEIPATYEFIGADNYVDALTGSQFLGTLGWTLVWTVSCVSVTFALGMALANILNRRIAGRSAYRMALILPWAIPGFVSVFAWRFLYNEDRGLLNKILGGAGIDAVPWLNDPTWAKFAVIAVNVWLGIPFMMVALLGGLQSIPSEQYEAAEMDGATAWQRFRHITLPGLRPVSTTVILLSTIWTFNMFPVIFLLTRGGPGEATQILVTQAYKFSFEISPRDYAQSSTWGVLILVLLMVFAVVYRRVLRSQGDNW, encoded by the coding sequence ATGGCTGTCCACACCAGCCAGTCGGTGGTGAAGGCCGCGGGCGAGCACGACGCCCGCGGCCGGAGCCGCGGTACTGGCACCCCACCGCCGACCCCCGGCCGCCTGCGGCGCGCCCTGTCGGTCCACTGGTACGCCTGGGCCATGGTCGCCCCGGTCGTCGTCGTGATCGGCGTGATCATCGGCTATCCGCTGGTCCGCGGCATCTACCTGTCGATGACCGACGCCGACGAGCGCAACGTCGCCCGCTCCATCGGGGTCAACGAGATCCCCGCCACCTATGAGTTCATCGGCGCCGACAACTACGTCGACGCGCTGACCGGCTCGCAGTTCCTCGGCACGCTCGGCTGGACACTGGTGTGGACGGTCTCCTGCGTGAGCGTCACGTTCGCCCTCGGCATGGCCCTGGCGAACATCCTCAACCGCCGTATCGCCGGACGCTCCGCCTACCGCATGGCCCTCATCCTGCCCTGGGCCATCCCCGGCTTCGTCTCCGTCTTCGCCTGGCGCTTCCTCTACAACGAGGACCGCGGCCTGCTCAACAAGATCCTCGGCGGCGCCGGCATCGACGCCGTCCCGTGGCTCAACGACCCGACCTGGGCGAAGTTCGCGGTCATCGCCGTCAACGTCTGGCTCGGCATCCCGTTCATGATGGTCGCCCTCCTCGGCGGACTCCAGTCCATCCCCTCCGAGCAGTACGAGGCGGCCGAGATGGACGGCGCGACCGCCTGGCAGCGCTTCCGCCACATCACGCTGCCCGGACTGCGCCCGGTCTCCACCACGGTGATCCTGCTCTCCACCATCTGGACCTTCAACATGTTCCCGGTGATCTTCCTGCTGACCCGCGGCGGACCCGGTGAGGCGACCCAGATCCTGGTGACCCAGGCGTACAAGTTCTCCTTCGAGATCAGCCCGCGCGACTACGCGCAGTCCTCCACGTGGGGCGTGCTGATCCTCGTCCTCCTGATGGTCTTCGCCGTCGTCTACCGGCGGGTCCTGCGCTCCCAGGGAGACAACTGGTGA
- a CDS encoding LacI family DNA-binding transcriptional regulator — protein MVDGVTLPAPRTTAAPRLSDIAGQAAVSEATVSRVLNGKQGVADSTRQRVLAALDILGYERPVRLRQRSAGLIGLVTPELTNPIFPAFAQSVEQVLAGHGYTPVLCTQLPGGATEDELVEQLVERGVGGIVFLSGLHADTSADPGRYAALTERGVPFVLINGYNERISAPFVSPDDHAAVTMALQHLADLGHRRIGLAIGPQRYVPSRRKRDGFVAAAASVLGMDRSEAETLVCSTLFSVEGGQVAAGALLDAGCTGIVCGSDLMALGVVRAARGRGLDVPRDVSVVGFDDSQLIAFTDPPLTTVRQPVQAMAAAAVGALLEEIGGSPVQRTEYVFQPELVVRGSTAAVRV, from the coding sequence GTGGTGGACGGTGTGACACTCCCCGCGCCCAGGACCACCGCCGCGCCCCGCCTCTCCGACATCGCCGGACAGGCGGCGGTCAGCGAGGCGACGGTCAGCCGGGTCCTGAACGGGAAGCAGGGTGTCGCCGACTCCACGCGTCAGCGGGTCCTCGCGGCGCTCGACATCCTGGGGTACGAGCGCCCCGTACGGCTGCGGCAGCGCAGCGCCGGACTGATCGGGCTGGTGACGCCCGAACTCACCAACCCGATCTTCCCGGCGTTCGCGCAGTCCGTCGAGCAGGTGCTGGCCGGGCACGGCTACACCCCCGTGCTCTGCACCCAGCTTCCGGGCGGGGCCACCGAGGACGAGCTCGTCGAGCAGCTCGTCGAGCGCGGCGTCGGCGGCATCGTCTTCCTGTCCGGGCTGCACGCGGACACCTCCGCGGACCCGGGGCGGTACGCCGCGCTCACCGAGCGCGGCGTACCGTTCGTCCTGATCAACGGCTACAACGAGCGGATCAGCGCCCCGTTCGTCTCGCCCGATGACCACGCTGCCGTGACGATGGCCCTCCAGCACCTCGCCGACCTCGGCCACCGCCGGATCGGCCTGGCCATCGGCCCGCAGCGCTACGTCCCCTCCCGCCGCAAGCGGGACGGGTTCGTGGCGGCGGCCGCCTCGGTGCTCGGCATGGACCGCTCCGAGGCCGAAACGCTCGTCTGCTCCACCCTGTTCAGCGTCGAGGGCGGCCAGGTGGCGGCGGGCGCCCTGCTGGACGCGGGGTGCACCGGCATCGTCTGCGGCAGCGACCTGATGGCGCTGGGCGTGGTCCGCGCCGCCCGGGGGAGGGGGCTCGACGTGCCGCGTGACGTCTCCGTCGTGGGGTTCGACGACTCCCAGCTCATCGCGTTCACCGACCCGCCGCTGACCACCGTGCGCCAGCCCGTGCAGGCGATGGCGGCGGCCGCGGTGGGGGCGCTCCTGGAGGAGATCGGGGGGAGCCCGGTGCAGCGCACGGAGTACGTCTTCCAGCCGGAGCTGGTGGTACGGGGCTCGACGGCGGCGGTGCGGGTGTAG
- a CDS encoding carbohydrate-binding module family 20 domain-containing protein codes for MARRPLSATLALVAGAAALVVPTGFGAASPAQAAAPGDKDVTAVMFEWKFASIAKACTDTLGPAGYGYVQVSPPQEHIQGGQWWTSYQPVSYRIAGRLGDRAAFSAMVGTCHSAGVKVVADAVINHMSAGSGTGTGGSAYTKYDYPGIYSGNDMNDCRSEISNYNDRGNVQNCELVGLADLDTGEDYVRGRIAGYLNDLLSLGVDGFRIDAAKHMPAADLADIKSRLTDPGVYWKQEAIYGAGEAVSPSEYLGNGDVQEFRYGRSLKQVFLNENLAHLKNFGEDWGFMPSGKSGVFVDNHDTERGGDTLNYKAGSAYTLANVFMLAYPYGSPDVHSGYEFTDHDAGPPGGGQVNACYSDGWKCQHAWREISSMVGFRNAARGQGVTDWWDNGGDRIAFGRGSKAYVAINHEGSALNRTFQTSLPAGDYCDVQSGNGVTVDGSGRFTATVPAGTAVALHVNARTCSGGGGTNPDPDPGNGSSGASFGVNATTQFGQNIHVTGDQAALGHWNPANAPKLDPATYPVWKLDVALPAGTTFAYKYVRKDAAGNVTWESGANRTATVPASGKVTLTADVWRG; via the coding sequence ATGGCACGCAGACCACTGTCCGCCACGCTCGCCCTCGTGGCCGGCGCCGCCGCCCTCGTCGTCCCCACCGGATTCGGCGCCGCGTCCCCCGCGCAGGCCGCCGCTCCGGGCGACAAGGACGTCACCGCCGTGATGTTCGAGTGGAAGTTCGCCTCCATAGCCAAGGCCTGCACGGACACCCTCGGTCCGGCGGGCTACGGCTACGTCCAGGTCTCGCCGCCCCAGGAGCACATCCAGGGCGGCCAGTGGTGGACCTCCTACCAGCCCGTCAGCTACCGGATCGCCGGCCGGCTCGGCGACCGGGCCGCCTTCTCCGCCATGGTCGGCACGTGTCACTCGGCGGGCGTGAAGGTCGTCGCGGACGCCGTCATCAACCACATGTCGGCGGGCAGCGGCACCGGCACCGGCGGCTCCGCGTACACCAAGTACGACTACCCGGGCATCTACTCCGGCAACGACATGAACGACTGCCGGTCCGAGATCTCCAACTACAACGACCGCGGCAACGTCCAGAACTGCGAACTGGTCGGCCTCGCCGACCTGGACACCGGCGAGGACTACGTACGCGGCAGGATCGCCGGGTACCTCAACGACCTGCTCTCGCTCGGCGTGGACGGTTTCCGCATCGACGCCGCGAAGCACATGCCCGCCGCCGACCTGGCCGACATCAAGTCCCGGCTGACCGACCCGGGCGTCTACTGGAAGCAGGAGGCGATTTACGGCGCGGGCGAAGCCGTCTCGCCCTCCGAGTACCTCGGCAACGGGGACGTCCAGGAGTTCCGTTACGGGCGGAGCCTCAAGCAGGTCTTCCTCAACGAGAACCTCGCCCACCTGAAGAACTTCGGCGAGGACTGGGGCTTCATGCCGTCCGGCAAGTCCGGTGTCTTCGTCGACAACCACGACACCGAGCGCGGCGGCGACACCCTCAACTACAAGGCCGGCTCCGCCTACACGCTCGCCAACGTCTTCATGCTGGCCTACCCCTACGGCTCCCCGGACGTCCACTCCGGCTACGAGTTCACCGACCACGACGCCGGCCCGCCCGGCGGCGGCCAGGTCAACGCCTGCTACAGCGACGGCTGGAAGTGCCAGCACGCCTGGCGCGAGATCTCCTCCATGGTCGGCTTCCGCAACGCGGCCCGCGGCCAGGGCGTCACCGACTGGTGGGACAACGGCGGCGACCGGATCGCCTTCGGCCGGGGCAGCAAGGCGTACGTCGCCATCAACCACGAGGGCTCCGCGCTGAACCGGACCTTCCAGACCTCGCTGCCCGCCGGTGACTACTGCGACGTCCAGTCCGGCAACGGCGTCACCGTCGACGGCTCGGGGCGGTTCACCGCCACCGTCCCGGCCGGCACCGCCGTCGCCCTGCACGTGAACGCCCGGACCTGCTCCGGGGGCGGCGGAACGAACCCCGACCCGGACCCCGGCAACGGCTCGTCCGGCGCCTCCTTCGGCGTCAACGCCACCACCCAGTTCGGCCAGAACATCCACGTCACCGGCGACCAGGCGGCCCTCGGCCACTGGAACCCGGCGAACGCCCCCAAGCTCGACCCGGCCACGTACCCCGTCTGGAAGCTGGACGTGGCCCTGCCCGCCGGGACCACGTTCGCCTACAAGTACGTCCGCAAGGACGCGGCGGGCAACGTCACCTGGGAGAGCGGCGCCAACCGCACCGCCACCGTCCCGGCCTCCGGGAAGGTCACGCTGACCGCCGACGTCTGGCGCGGCTGA
- a CDS encoding glycoside hydrolase family 13 protein produces the protein MTQHLAAPSTGTSDDAPGHRTGWWQDAVIYQVYPRSFADGNGDGMGDLPGVTARLPHLRDLGVDAVWLSPFYASPQADAGYDVSDYRAIDPMFGNLLDADALIREAHGLGLRVIVDLVPNHSSDQHEWFKRALAEGPGSALRERYHFRPGKGADGELPPNDWESIFGGPAWTRTVNPDGTPGDWYLHLFAPEQPDFNWEHPAVADEFRSILRFWLDMGVDGFRVDVAHGLVKAEGLPDLGTHEQLKLLGNDVMPFFDQDGVHAIYRSWRTILDEYPGERIAVAEAWTPTVERTANYVRPDEMHQAFNFQYLATAWDAIELRKVIDSSLDAMRPVGAPTTWVLSNHDVTRHATRYANPAGLGTQIRTPGDRELGLRRARAASLLMLALPGSAYVYQGEELGLPDVTDLPDEARQDPSFFRAEGQDGFRDGCRVPIPWTREGTSHGFGDGGSWLPQPAGWGELSVEAQTGVEGSTLELYRAAIAARREHPGLGAGTDVEWLDGPEGVLVFARPGFVCTVNTTGAPVRIAARGRVLLASSPVTVDGAETELPADTTVWWTV, from the coding sequence ATGACCCAGCACCTCGCTGCCCCCTCCACCGGCACGTCCGACGACGCCCCGGGCCACCGCACCGGCTGGTGGCAGGACGCGGTGATCTACCAGGTCTATCCGCGGAGCTTCGCCGACGGCAACGGCGACGGCATGGGCGACCTGCCCGGCGTCACCGCCCGCCTGCCCCACCTCAGGGACCTGGGCGTCGACGCGGTGTGGCTCTCCCCCTTCTACGCCTCCCCGCAGGCCGACGCGGGCTACGACGTCTCCGACTACCGGGCCATCGACCCCATGTTCGGGAACCTGCTGGACGCCGACGCGCTGATCCGCGAGGCGCACGGCCTGGGCCTGCGCGTCATCGTCGACCTGGTCCCCAACCACTCCTCCGACCAGCACGAGTGGTTCAAGCGCGCCCTCGCCGAGGGCCCCGGCTCCGCCCTGCGCGAGCGCTACCACTTCCGCCCCGGAAAGGGCGCCGACGGCGAACTCCCGCCCAACGACTGGGAGTCCATCTTCGGCGGCCCCGCCTGGACCCGCACGGTGAACCCGGACGGCACCCCCGGCGACTGGTACCTCCACCTCTTCGCCCCCGAGCAGCCCGACTTCAACTGGGAACACCCGGCCGTCGCCGACGAGTTCCGCTCCATCCTGCGCTTCTGGCTCGACATGGGCGTCGACGGCTTCCGCGTCGACGTCGCCCACGGCCTGGTCAAGGCCGAGGGCCTGCCCGACCTCGGCACCCACGAGCAGCTCAAGCTGCTCGGCAACGACGTCATGCCGTTCTTCGACCAGGACGGCGTGCACGCGATCTACCGCAGCTGGCGGACCATCCTCGACGAGTACCCCGGCGAGAGGATCGCCGTGGCCGAGGCGTGGACACCGACCGTCGAGCGCACCGCCAACTACGTGCGCCCCGACGAGATGCACCAGGCGTTCAACTTCCAGTACCTCGCCACCGCCTGGGACGCCATCGAGCTCCGCAAGGTCATCGACTCCTCGCTCGACGCCATGCGCCCCGTCGGCGCCCCCACCACCTGGGTGCTCTCCAACCACGACGTGACCCGGCACGCCACCCGGTACGCCAACCCGGCCGGCCTCGGCACCCAGATCCGCACCCCCGGCGACCGCGAGCTGGGCCTGCGCCGCGCCCGCGCCGCCTCCCTGCTGATGCTCGCCCTCCCCGGCTCCGCCTACGTCTACCAGGGCGAGGAGCTCGGCCTGCCCGACGTCACCGACCTGCCCGACGAGGCCCGCCAGGACCCCTCGTTCTTCCGCGCCGAGGGCCAGGACGGCTTCCGCGACGGCTGCCGCGTCCCGATCCCCTGGACCCGCGAAGGGACCAGTCACGGCTTCGGCGACGGCGGCAGCTGGCTCCCGCAGCCCGCCGGCTGGGGCGAGCTGTCCGTCGAGGCGCAGACCGGCGTGGAGGGCTCCACCCTGGAGCTGTACCGGGCCGCCATCGCCGCCCGCCGGGAGCACCCGGGCCTCGGCGCGGGCACGGACGTCGAATGGCTGGACGGCCCCGAGGGCGTCCTCGTCTTCGCCCGCCCCGGCTTCGTCTGCACCGTCAACACCACCGGCGCCCCCGTCCGGATCGCCGCCCGCGGCCGGGTGCTGCTCGCCAGCTCCCCGGTCACCGTGGACGGCGCCGAGACCGAGCTGCCCGCCGACACCACGGTGTGGTGGACGGTGTGA